From a region of the Lactuca sativa cultivar Salinas chromosome 4, Lsat_Salinas_v11, whole genome shotgun sequence genome:
- the LOC111894044 gene encoding LOB domain-containing protein 24: MTSTRCAVCKYFRRRCPSDCIFSPYFPPNNPQRFTCVHRIYGASNIGKMLEELPVEDRATAVETLYYEAKCRIQDPVYGCVGLIPWLQQELNIAQSQLAKIRAEIAFHYANAAIVEPILGSTEQSLQQHGVDHGLDDHSYSWFW; the protein is encoded by the exons ATGACTTCCACACGTTGTGCTGTTTGCAAGTATTTCAGAAGAAGATGTCCTTCCGATTGTATTTTCTCACCTTATTTTCCTCCCAATAATCCTCAAAGATTCACTTGCGTTCATAGAATCTATGGTGCTAGCAACATTGGGAAGATGCTTGAG GAATTACCCGTGGAAGATCGAGCAACTGCGGTTGAGACGTTGTACTATGAAGCTAAGTGTAGAATACAAGATCCAGTGTACGGGTGTGTAGGATTAATTCCATGGTTGCAACAAGAATTAAATATCGCACAAAGCCAATTAGCAAAAATTCGAGCCGAAATTGCTTTTCATTATGCTAATGCTGCAATAGTTGAGCCCATACTGGGCTCGACTGAGCAGTCACTTCAACAACATGGTGTTGATCATGGTCTAGATGACCATTCTTATTCTTGGTTTTGGTAG
- the LOC111894035 gene encoding uncharacterized protein At5g39570, which translates to MSYYAKGHRYNPNEDEDVDDFDEFDPTPYGGGYDITLTFGRPLPPSDEICYPQSSASSGSYGSGGSSYQSHGGNSSYGGGSGIGRRNDDEGSGHRRQSGSGYGGRSEYDNPSSEYGSGNRRKNDLDGYGSGQGGGRRTESGEYGGGRNTYGRNDDDEDDNRRPSYGRRNDDDDDRRNTYGRRNDDDDDGRRNTYGRRNDDDDDDRKPSYGRRDDDDYDGSRGNRYSDDDRNRFQHRGRYDE; encoded by the exons ATGTCGTATTACGCAAAAGGCCACCGCTATAACCCCAACGAAGACGAAGACGTCGATGATTTCGACGAGTTTGATCCAACCCCATACGGCGGCGGATACGACATTACCCTCACCTTTGGCCGCCCTCTTCCTCCCTCCGATGAAATATGCTACCCTCAGTCGTCAGCCTCCTCCGGCAGCTACGGTTCCGGTGGCTCCAGTTACCAGTCCCACGGGGGGAATTCTTCATACGGTGGTGGGTCGGGTATTGGGAGGAGGAACGATGACGAAGGGTCCGGCCACAGGCGGCAGAGTGGATCGGGGTATGGAGGAAGGAGTGAGTATGATAATCCAAGCTCGGAATATGGTTCCGGGAATCGGCGGAAGAACGATTTAGATGGGTATGGATCTGGTCAGGGCGGAGGGAGGAGGACTGAGAGTGGTGAGTATGGTGGTGGACGGAATACTTATGGACGTAATGATGACGATGAAGATGATAACAGGAGACCTTCATATGGTCGACGTAACGACGATGATGATGACCGGAGAAACACATATGGCAGACGaaatgatgatgacgatgatggtcGGAGAAACACATACGGTAGGAGaaatgatgatgacgatgatgatcgGAAACCTAGCTACGGCAGGCGAGATGATGACGATTACGATGGTTCTCGTGGCAATAGATAT AGTGATGATGATAGGAACCGCTTTCAGCATCGTGGACGCTACGATGAATAA